A region from the Panicum hallii strain FIL2 chromosome 1, PHallii_v3.1, whole genome shotgun sequence genome encodes:
- the LOC112886653 gene encoding uncharacterized protein LOC112886653 isoform X2: MIMAMWKPAWLEALNTQKFFVACSFHEHAKKNEKNICCLDCCTSICPHCVAAHRVHRLLQVRRYVYHDVVRLEDLEKLIDCSSVQSYTINSSKVVFLKKRPQNRQFKGSGNICTSCDRSLQEPYFHCSLDCKVEYILRQKKNLSAYLRPCKILQLGPDFFIPHDADDDTTHSTLVDVDEPMGSSDSENLSAPCTNFVRKKRSGPYICARSANRVSDEDMATNMSRRKGVPHRSPLC, translated from the exons ATGATCATG GCAATGTGGAAGCCGGCATGGTTAGAGGCCCTCAACACACAGAAGTTCTTCGTAGCATGCTCCTTCCATGAGCATGCAAAAAAGAATGAAAAGAACATCTGTTGCCTTGACTGCTGCACCAGCATCTGCCCACACTGTGTGGCAGCACACCGTGTACACCGGCTCCTGCAGGTGCGGCGGTACGTCTACCACGATGTCGTTCGACTGGAGGACCTTGAGAAGCTTATTGATTGCTCCAGCGTTCAG TCTTATACCATTAACAGCTCTAAGGTCGTTTTCTTGAAGAAAAGACCGCAAAATAGGCAATTCAAGGGGTCAGGGAATATCTGCACCTCCTGCGACAGGAGCCTTCAAGAACCCTATTTCCACTGCTCTCTGGATTGCAAG GTGGAGTATATACTACGGCAGAAGAAAAACTTGTCAGCATACTTGCGCCCATGCAAGATATTGCAGCTTGGACCTGACTTCTTCATTCCTCATGATGCTGATGATGACACAACTCACTCAACACTCGTTGATGTTGATGAGCCCATGGGATCATCGGACTCTGAGAATTTGAGTGCGCCATGCACAAATTTTGTCCGGAAAAAGCGGAGTGGACCATATATTTGTGCACGGTCTGCAAATAGAGTGTCTGATGAAGACATGGCCACAAATATGAGCAGAAGGAAAGGGGTTCCTCATAGATCGCCTTTGTGCTAA
- the LOC112886653 gene encoding uncharacterized protein LOC112886653 isoform X1: MIMQAMWKPAWLEALNTQKFFVACSFHEHAKKNEKNICCLDCCTSICPHCVAAHRVHRLLQVRRYVYHDVVRLEDLEKLIDCSSVQSYTINSSKVVFLKKRPQNRQFKGSGNICTSCDRSLQEPYFHCSLDCKVEYILRQKKNLSAYLRPCKILQLGPDFFIPHDADDDTTHSTLVDVDEPMGSSDSENLSAPCTNFVRKKRSGPYICARSANRVSDEDMATNMSRRKGVPHRSPLC; encoded by the exons ATGATCATG CAGGCAATGTGGAAGCCGGCATGGTTAGAGGCCCTCAACACACAGAAGTTCTTCGTAGCATGCTCCTTCCATGAGCATGCAAAAAAGAATGAAAAGAACATCTGTTGCCTTGACTGCTGCACCAGCATCTGCCCACACTGTGTGGCAGCACACCGTGTACACCGGCTCCTGCAGGTGCGGCGGTACGTCTACCACGATGTCGTTCGACTGGAGGACCTTGAGAAGCTTATTGATTGCTCCAGCGTTCAG TCTTATACCATTAACAGCTCTAAGGTCGTTTTCTTGAAGAAAAGACCGCAAAATAGGCAATTCAAGGGGTCAGGGAATATCTGCACCTCCTGCGACAGGAGCCTTCAAGAACCCTATTTCCACTGCTCTCTGGATTGCAAG GTGGAGTATATACTACGGCAGAAGAAAAACTTGTCAGCATACTTGCGCCCATGCAAGATATTGCAGCTTGGACCTGACTTCTTCATTCCTCATGATGCTGATGATGACACAACTCACTCAACACTCGTTGATGTTGATGAGCCCATGGGATCATCGGACTCTGAGAATTTGAGTGCGCCATGCACAAATTTTGTCCGGAAAAAGCGGAGTGGACCATATATTTGTGCACGGTCTGCAAATAGAGTGTCTGATGAAGACATGGCCACAAATATGAGCAGAAGGAAAGGGGTTCCTCATAGATCGCCTTTGTGCTAA